In one Arenibacter antarcticus genomic region, the following are encoded:
- a CDS encoding acyl-CoA-binding protein, with amino-acid sequence MKTNQLHKDFIEAVNFVNDYTNPLPADILLKLYAYFKIANRNFSHPGSRTPLINAFKANALIQAKNVNIEEAMEKYIALVNKEIRNPHK; translated from the coding sequence ATGAAGACTAATCAACTACATAAGGATTTCATAGAGGCAGTCAACTTTGTAAATGATTATACAAATCCATTGCCGGCAGATATATTGTTGAAGTTATATGCCTATTTTAAAATTGCCAACCGCAATTTTAGCCACCCAGGTAGCAGAACCCCATTGATTAACGCATTTAAGGCCAACGCGCTTATACAGGCCAAAAATGTAAATATTGAGGAGGCTATGGAAAAATATATCGCACTAGTAAATAAAGAAATAAGAAATCCCCACAAATAA
- a CDS encoding phosphatidylserine decarboxylase family protein, producing MFHKEGQRIIITAFILVCSVVMLAHYFIGTPWLKLSLQIVALVILILILQFFRNPTRKVIKNFDDILAPVDGKVVVIEEVEETEYFKDRRIQVSIFMSPINVHVTRYPSSGVIKFSKYHPGKYLVAWHPKSSEENERTTIVVNTPKFGDILYRQIAGAAARRIVNYAEVGESVQQGDDAGFIKFGSRVDLFLPLDSVICVKLHQKVIGAKTCIATTKVEKDHED from the coding sequence ATGTTTCATAAAGAAGGTCAGAGAATTATTATCACTGCATTTATCCTTGTTTGTTCGGTGGTAATGTTAGCCCATTATTTTATTGGCACCCCATGGTTAAAACTGAGCCTACAAATTGTCGCCTTAGTTATTCTTATCCTAATCCTTCAATTTTTCAGAAATCCAACCCGTAAGGTGATCAAGAATTTTGACGATATCTTGGCGCCTGTAGATGGAAAAGTAGTAGTCATCGAAGAGGTAGAGGAAACAGAGTATTTTAAGGACAGACGCATACAGGTCTCCATATTTATGTCCCCTATTAATGTACATGTAACTAGGTACCCGTCATCTGGTGTCATTAAATTCTCCAAATACCACCCTGGAAAATATTTGGTAGCCTGGCATCCCAAATCTAGCGAGGAAAATGAAAGAACTACGATTGTGGTCAACACCCCAAAGTTTGGAGATATCCTTTATCGTCAAATAGCCGGTGCCGCCGCCCGTAGAATTGTAAATTACGCGGAAGTTGGAGAAAGTGTTCAACAAGGAGATGATGCCGGATTTATAAAATTTGGCTCAAGAGTAGATTTGTTCTTACCTTTGGACAGTGTCATTTGTGTTAAACTTCACCAAAAGGTAATTGGCGCCAAAACATGTATAGCAACCACAAAGGTTGAAAAAGACCATGAAGACTAA
- a CDS encoding phosphatidate cytidylyltransferase: MREILRRLLTGVVFVVLLLSAIFLSSDAFDFLFMIFGLICLYEYKRMVKLRGYYVFLAYLGLWWAYIYLVQDKILINILMFATITVNFALLFYLFSGKEKLFNNLQKFLIGLFYIGGGCIFLTMIPYKDNEFAQFLIMGIFILIWVNDSFAYLVGKSIGRTKLFPSVSPKKTVEGTMGGYVFTLIAAYFMSKYETNISLMQWLILASVIVLAGSLGDLIESKFKRAAGVKDSGAILPGHGGMLDRLDSLVFAAPFAYLTLIIFKNVS, from the coding sequence ATGAGAGAAATTTTAAGGCGTTTACTAACAGGGGTAGTATTTGTAGTTTTATTGCTTTCGGCTATTTTCCTAAGCTCTGATGCCTTCGACTTTCTGTTTATGATCTTCGGCTTAATATGCCTTTATGAGTACAAACGCATGGTGAAGCTTAGAGGATATTACGTCTTCCTAGCCTATTTGGGATTGTGGTGGGCCTATATTTATCTTGTCCAAGACAAGATTCTCATTAATATTTTGATGTTCGCAACAATAACGGTTAATTTCGCACTGTTATTTTATTTGTTTTCAGGAAAGGAAAAATTATTCAACAACCTTCAGAAATTCCTAATCGGATTATTTTATATAGGGGGTGGATGTATTTTCCTTACCATGATTCCGTATAAAGACAATGAATTTGCGCAATTTTTAATCATGGGCATATTCATCCTAATTTGGGTGAACGATTCCTTTGCCTATTTAGTCGGAAAAAGTATAGGTAGAACAAAGTTATTCCCATCTGTTTCTCCTAAAAAAACAGTGGAAGGAACAATGGGAGGTTATGTATTTACATTGATTGCTGCCTATTTCATGTCCAAATACGAAACCAATATTTCACTTATGCAATGGTTAATCCTTGCTTCGGTTATCGTATTGGCGGGAAGTTTGGGAGATCTTATTGAATCAAAATTCAAAAGAGCAGCTGGAGTAAAAGATAGTGGGGCCATTTTACCTGGCCATGGAGGAATGTTAGATCGATTGGATAGTTTAGTATTTGCCGCACCGTTTGCATATTTAACTTTAATAATATTTAAAAATGTTTCATAA
- a CDS encoding LUD domain-containing protein — protein sequence MGLFDKIFGGGKKKVSKEIVETRGQHMPDLKIPADEMFTINFKRNGGKFLYCDSIEEVYSNLDKIIIENQWQDQTFFSMDKRLEDKFSKQDVSFTDQPSMSQIFFTTCEHLIAQNGSILVCSNQLNERKLHELPSNLIVFATTSQLVESIGEGLKTIKKKYKNHIPANITTIKHFLPTDENSNDFLTYGSSSKNLYLLLLEDL from the coding sequence ATGGGATTGTTTGATAAGATTTTTGGGGGAGGTAAAAAAAAAGTTTCTAAAGAAATAGTGGAGACTAGGGGGCAACATATGCCCGACCTGAAAATCCCAGCGGATGAAATGTTTACCATTAATTTTAAACGTAATGGGGGCAAATTCCTGTACTGTGATTCCATTGAGGAGGTCTATAGTAACTTAGACAAAATCATCATTGAAAATCAATGGCAGGACCAGACATTTTTTTCCATGGACAAACGCTTGGAGGATAAATTCTCCAAGCAAGACGTAAGTTTTACGGATCAGCCCAGCATGAGTCAGATCTTTTTCACCACCTGCGAACATCTAATTGCTCAAAATGGCTCTATTCTAGTTTGTTCCAATCAATTAAATGAAAGAAAATTGCACGAACTCCCCTCAAACTTAATTGTCTTTGCAACTACGAGTCAATTAGTAGAATCTATTGGGGAGGGACTAAAAACGATTAAGAAGAAGTATAAAAACCATATTCCCGCCAACATCACCACCATAAAACATTTCTTGCCCACCGACGAAAACTCCAATGATTTCTTAACTTACGGAAGTAGTTCTAAAAATCTTTATCTTTTACTTCTGGAAGACTTGTAG
- the ftsH gene encoding ATP-dependent zinc metalloprotease FtsH — protein sequence MAKENNTSPKKPKFNTWWIYGIIAVMLIGFQFFGSGNFANTKKASTSELQEYLRNGDINKILIITNTRQAKIFLTEEALSKEVHKDVSDQAFSLSATANPQYIVNYGDQQNFEKAIDEIKTENNLETEVTFGQESSVFTDLILTLLPFVLIIGIWIYLMRRMSGGAGGGAGGQIFNIGKSKAKLFDEKTDTRTSFKDVAGLEGAKEEVEEIVEFLRNPDKYTSLGGKIPKGALLVGPPGTGKTLLAKAVAGEAKVPFFSLSGSDFVEMFVGVGASRVRDLFKQAKEKSPAIIFIDEIDAIGRARGKNNFTGSNDERENTLNQLLTEMDGFGTNTNVIVLAATNRADVLDKALMRAGRFDRQIYVDLPDIRERKEIFEVHLRPIKTAETLDIDFLAKQTPGFSGADIANVCNEAALIAARKEKKAVTKQDFLDAVDRIVGGLEKKNKIITPREKETIAYHEAGHATVSWMLEHAAPLVKVTIVPRGQSLGAAWYLPEERLIVRPEQMKDEMCAALGGRAAEKVIFDQISTGALSDLEKVTKQARAMITVYGLNDKIGNLTYYDSSGQNEYGFTKPYSEQTAHTIDSEISKLIEEQYQRAIELLSHNKDKLKELADRLLEKEVIFKDDLEKIFGKRLFEKDQLMAAEEEAEKEAEKEAAIKEAAEKEATEKEATEKEAKTIESKSEPQTEK from the coding sequence ATGGCAAAAGAAAATAATACAAGTCCTAAAAAACCAAAATTCAATACTTGGTGGATATACGGAATTATAGCAGTAATGTTAATCGGGTTTCAATTTTTCGGTAGTGGAAATTTTGCAAACACCAAAAAAGCAAGTACTTCAGAATTACAGGAATATCTGAGAAATGGGGACATCAATAAAATATTGATCATCACCAACACCAGACAAGCAAAAATATTCCTTACCGAGGAAGCTTTAAGTAAAGAAGTGCACAAAGATGTCTCTGATCAAGCATTTTCACTTAGTGCTACTGCAAACCCACAATATATAGTAAATTATGGGGATCAGCAGAATTTTGAAAAAGCGATCGACGAGATTAAAACCGAGAATAATCTAGAAACCGAAGTTACCTTCGGCCAAGAATCTAGCGTATTCACGGATCTTATATTAACCCTGCTCCCATTTGTTCTGATCATCGGTATCTGGATTTACCTAATGAGGCGTATGTCTGGCGGTGCCGGAGGTGGTGCAGGTGGACAGATATTCAATATAGGGAAATCCAAGGCAAAACTTTTTGACGAAAAAACGGATACAAGAACTTCCTTTAAGGATGTTGCCGGTCTTGAAGGCGCCAAGGAAGAAGTGGAAGAGATTGTAGAGTTCCTAAGAAATCCCGATAAATACACCTCTTTAGGAGGGAAAATTCCAAAAGGAGCCCTCTTAGTAGGACCTCCAGGAACAGGTAAAACATTATTGGCCAAGGCCGTTGCCGGTGAGGCCAAAGTTCCATTTTTCTCGCTTTCTGGTTCAGACTTCGTAGAAATGTTTGTAGGAGTAGGTGCTTCTAGGGTTAGGGACCTATTTAAACAGGCTAAAGAGAAATCTCCCGCCATTATATTTATCGATGAAATAGACGCCATTGGTAGGGCAAGGGGAAAAAACAACTTTACCGGATCCAATGATGAAAGGGAAAACACCCTTAATCAATTATTGACGGAAATGGATGGTTTTGGCACCAACACCAACGTAATTGTTTTAGCTGCTACCAACCGTGCAGACGTATTGGACAAGGCCTTAATGAGGGCTGGTCGTTTTGACAGACAGATTTATGTAGATCTTCCAGACATTAGGGAGCGAAAGGAAATATTTGAAGTACACCTTAGGCCTATAAAAACAGCTGAAACTCTGGATATTGATTTTCTTGCCAAGCAAACACCTGGCTTTTCTGGTGCAGATATTGCCAATGTATGTAACGAAGCAGCCTTGATAGCAGCAAGAAAAGAGAAAAAAGCAGTTACCAAGCAAGACTTTTTGGATGCTGTAGACAGAATAGTGGGCGGACTAGAGAAGAAGAACAAAATTATTACGCCGAGGGAAAAAGAAACCATTGCCTACCATGAAGCAGGACATGCTACGGTTAGCTGGATGCTAGAACACGCGGCACCCTTGGTAAAGGTTACCATAGTTCCAAGGGGACAATCCTTAGGAGCTGCTTGGTACTTGCCAGAAGAGCGATTGATAGTTAGACCGGAGCAAATGAAGGATGAAATGTGCGCCGCCTTAGGAGGTAGAGCCGCAGAAAAAGTAATATTCGATCAAATATCCACCGGAGCGCTGAGTGATCTAGAGAAGGTTACCAAACAAGCTAGGGCCATGATTACTGTGTACGGACTGAATGATAAGATTGGGAATTTGACCTATTACGATTCATCAGGGCAAAATGAATATGGCTTTACCAAACCGTATAGCGAACAGACTGCCCATACTATAGATTCAGAAATTTCAAAACTTATAGAAGAACAATATCAACGGGCAATTGAACTTTTATCCCACAACAAGGATAAACTTAAAGAATTAGCTGATCGTTTATTGGAAAAAGAGGTTATATTTAAGGACGATTTAGAAAAGATTTTTGGAAAGCGACTTTTTGAAAAAGATCAATTGATGGCGGCCGAAGAAGAAGCAGAAAAGGAAGCAGAAAAGGAAGCAGCAATAAAAGAGGCTGCAGAAAAAGAAGCAACAGAAAAAGAAGCAACTGAAAAAGAAGCCAAGACAATTGAAAGCAAAAGTGAACCGCAGACTGAAAAATAA
- the rsfS gene encoding ribosome silencing factor, which yields MQKRKSSADELIALIISGIEEVKGHDIKLLDLRDIENTVCDYFIICNGTSNTHVNAIVGSIQKTVSKAIKDKPWHVEGSENAEWVLMDYVNVVTHVFQKQVREFYDIEGLWGDAKVTSVESSFNQ from the coding sequence ATGCAGAAAAGGAAAAGTAGCGCAGATGAATTAATTGCTTTAATTATAAGTGGGATAGAAGAAGTTAAAGGGCACGATATAAAATTACTAGATCTTAGAGATATTGAGAACACAGTTTGTGACTACTTTATTATTTGTAATGGTACTTCGAACACCCACGTAAATGCCATAGTAGGCTCAATTCAAAAAACTGTAAGCAAAGCTATAAAAGACAAACCTTGGCACGTTGAAGGTTCTGAAAATGCCGAATGGGTATTAATGGACTATGTTAACGTAGTAACGCATGTCTTTCAAAAACAGGTGAGGGAATTTTATGATATAGAAGGTCTTTGGGGCGACGCCAAAGTAACTTCAGTTGAAAGCAGCTTCAATCAGTAA
- a CDS encoding biotin--[acetyl-CoA-carboxylase] ligase — MQLIKLSATDSTNAYLKSLIQGVDLEDFTVVVADTQMKGRGQMGTSWLSEPGNNLTFSVLKKFNRVSVEEQFRINICVSLAIYTALAPYNVPDLKIKWPNDILSGYSKICGILIENVLSGQFIRTSIIGIGLNVNQLNFEKLPNVSSLKLLLGQEFDLEELLYAIVGHLKVFLSTNWEHEFDVLRASYEDQLFRIGKPSTFKNAEEQLFMGFIKGVSRSGKLLILLEDDILKEFDLKEVKLLY, encoded by the coding sequence ATGCAGTTAATCAAACTTAGTGCCACGGACTCTACAAATGCGTATTTGAAGAGCCTAATACAAGGTGTTGATTTGGAAGATTTCACGGTAGTTGTTGCCGATACTCAGATGAAAGGTCGAGGGCAAATGGGGACGAGTTGGTTGTCTGAGCCCGGTAATAATCTGACCTTTAGTGTTTTGAAGAAATTTAACAGGGTTAGCGTGGAAGAACAATTTAGGATAAATATTTGTGTTTCCCTTGCGATATATACAGCCTTGGCGCCTTATAATGTACCCGATTTGAAGATTAAATGGCCGAACGACATTCTGTCAGGTTATTCCAAAATTTGCGGTATATTAATAGAAAATGTGCTATCCGGTCAGTTTATACGTACTTCCATTATTGGAATTGGTCTAAATGTAAATCAACTAAATTTCGAAAAACTGCCCAATGTGTCCTCCTTAAAGTTGTTATTGGGCCAAGAATTTGATTTGGAGGAGCTACTTTATGCGATAGTGGGTCATCTTAAAGTATTTTTGAGCACTAATTGGGAGCATGAATTTGATGTTCTTCGTGCTAGTTATGAGGATCAACTTTTTAGAATCGGGAAACCATCAACCTTTAAAAATGCGGAAGAGCAACTTTTTATGGGGTTTATAAAAGGGGTGTCCCGTTCGGGTAAACTTTTAATTCTTTTGGAGGATGATATCTTGAAGGAGTTTGATTTAAAGGAGGTAAAGTTGCTGTATTAA
- a CDS encoding SRPBCC family protein — translation MHLDTPKKTVNKSSKEVFDFLNDVKNFETLMPQNISKFEVINDQRFLFALKGMPEIVLQKKHQTPNSQVILGAASDKLPFTLTADIVEISDSESEVVLSFEGEFNAMMAMMIKSPITNFMNTLSQNLSEI, via the coding sequence ATGCATTTAGATACACCAAAAAAAACCGTAAATAAAAGTAGTAAGGAAGTTTTTGATTTTCTGAACGATGTAAAGAATTTTGAAACTTTAATGCCCCAAAATATCAGTAAATTTGAGGTAATTAATGATCAAAGGTTTTTGTTCGCGTTAAAGGGAATGCCAGAAATTGTATTACAAAAAAAGCATCAAACCCCTAATTCTCAGGTTATTTTAGGGGCCGCTAGCGATAAATTGCCCTTTACTCTAACAGCAGACATCGTTGAAATTAGTGATTCAGAAAGCGAGGTCGTCCTGAGTTTTGAAGGCGAATTTAACGCTATGATGGCCATGATGATAAAATCACCTATCACCAATTTCATGAACACCCTATCCCAAAATCTTTCCGAAATTTAG
- the pyrE gene encoding orotate phosphoribosyltransferase: MVLDKDTAKKTAELLLQINAIKLKPENPFTWASGWRSPIYCDNRIILSYPTIRNYMREQMGKQLESIYGKPDVIAGVATGAIGIGMLVAEYLGLPFIYVRPEAKAHGRQNQIEGRLEANQNVVVIEDLISTGNSSLNAVEALRNNGANVKGMLAVFTYGFPVATENFKKNNVELHTLSDFDHLIEQATETNYIKENQFKTLMEWKLDPATWQL, translated from the coding sequence ATGGTTTTAGACAAAGACACAGCGAAAAAAACGGCCGAACTTCTGCTACAAATTAATGCAATTAAGTTGAAACCTGAAAATCCATTTACATGGGCTTCAGGTTGGAGGTCACCAATTTATTGTGACAATCGTATAATTTTATCCTATCCGACCATTAGAAATTACATGAGAGAACAGATGGGCAAGCAATTAGAATCCATTTATGGCAAGCCCGATGTAATTGCAGGTGTAGCCACAGGCGCCATAGGAATTGGGATGTTAGTGGCAGAATATTTGGGACTGCCTTTCATATATGTAAGGCCGGAAGCAAAGGCCCACGGGCGACAAAACCAAATTGAGGGACGTTTGGAGGCCAACCAGAACGTGGTGGTCATAGAAGACTTAATTAGTACTGGAAACAGCAGTCTTAACGCAGTAGAGGCTCTTAGAAACAATGGAGCCAACGTTAAGGGAATGCTCGCCGTTTTCACTTATGGATTTCCAGTGGCCACTGAAAATTTTAAAAAAAATAATGTGGAATTACACACTCTAAGTGATTTTGACCACTTAATTGAACAGGCTACTGAAACGAATTACATAAAAGAAAATCAATTTAAAACACTAATGGAGTGGAAATTAGACCCCGCTACATGGCAATTATAG
- a CDS encoding NUDIX hydrolase has product MYKVFVNESPLILTNKLSDTTNNKYFLLNGSSINEAIDSLAGKKLKEAFIYHPNKEEILKKFSKKIPLVVAAGGVVTNKEGKVLFIYRDGKWDLPKGKLDKGETIEECAIREVEEETGVKGLKIENFLRTTYHLFKRNGGYKLKEVHWFAMRTNYKGELIGEASEGIEKVKWKGPKKIKKALENSYANIRILFEE; this is encoded by the coding sequence ATGTATAAAGTTTTTGTTAATGAGTCACCGTTGATTTTAACAAATAAATTATCGGACACCACTAATAATAAATATTTTTTATTGAATGGTTCCTCCATCAACGAGGCAATCGATTCTTTGGCTGGAAAAAAATTGAAAGAAGCCTTTATCTATCACCCCAATAAAGAGGAAATATTAAAGAAGTTCTCCAAAAAAATACCTTTGGTAGTTGCTGCTGGGGGTGTGGTCACCAACAAGGAGGGGAAAGTGCTTTTTATTTATAGGGATGGCAAGTGGGATCTTCCAAAAGGAAAATTGGATAAGGGTGAGACCATAGAAGAGTGTGCTATAAGGGAAGTGGAGGAGGAAACAGGGGTAAAGGGCCTTAAGATTGAAAATTTCCTCAGGACTACCTATCACCTTTTTAAAAGGAATGGCGGATATAAATTAAAAGAGGTACACTGGTTCGCTATGAGGACCAATTATAAAGGCGAATTAATTGGTGAAGCCAGTGAAGGTATAGAAAAAGTGAAATGGAAGGGGCCAAAGAAAATAAAAAAAGCCTTGGAAAATTCCTATGCCAACATTAGGATACTTTTCGAGGAATAA
- a CDS encoding M14 family metallopeptidase, which produces MRFLLTLGLMLCLFSCETQKESKTREIITVFEKSNGKETATYLQAIDFYIQLAKEFPEINIQTIGTTDSGHPLHIVTYNTDAEFNFQKIGKDKSVILINNGIHPGESDGIDATMMLYRDLALNNINPPKNTVLVTIPIYNIGGSLNRNSTSRVNQNGPKSYGFRGNAKNYDLNRDFIKVDTKNAHTFSEIFHLVKPDIFVDNHVSNGADYQYTLTHLFTQHNKLDGELGQYLHQEMMPSLEKLLLNDGWDITPYVNVFNTVPENGFSQFMDYPRYSTGYTALWNTLGLMVETHMLKPYKQRVEGTYELLVKLLDLSERDFKKIKELREHSFEMYLEKTTYPLQWAIDTTKTSLLQFKGYSADTLISEVTGFPRLKYDRNRPFVKEVSYQNYYAPTKEVEIPKAYLIKKGWKKITELLQDNQISFEILKENSSYTVESYKIDSFETFQNSYEGHYPHYNTKVLSSLEKIVFTPGDILVPTNQKGLRYLLETLEPEATDSFFNWNFFDVILQRKEGFSPYVFEDIALEILKKDKNMNSIFVLKKETDSVFASNWYAQLDWIYQRSKPHEPQFMQYPVYRLLKD; this is translated from the coding sequence ATGAGATTCTTATTAACTCTTGGATTGATGCTATGCCTTTTTTCTTGCGAAACCCAAAAGGAAAGTAAGACGAGGGAAATAATCACCGTTTTTGAAAAGAGCAATGGCAAAGAAACAGCAACTTACCTACAGGCTATTGACTTTTACATTCAACTCGCCAAAGAATTCCCTGAGATAAACATTCAGACCATAGGCACTACCGATAGTGGTCATCCGCTTCATATTGTTACCTATAATACCGATGCAGAATTTAATTTTCAAAAGATTGGCAAGGACAAAAGTGTCATCCTTATAAACAATGGTATACACCCAGGGGAAAGTGATGGCATTGATGCCACCATGATGTTGTACCGCGACTTGGCCCTAAACAATATAAACCCTCCAAAAAATACTGTTTTAGTTACCATACCCATCTACAATATAGGTGGCTCGTTAAACCGAAACTCAACCTCCAGAGTAAACCAGAACGGACCAAAATCTTATGGTTTTAGGGGAAATGCCAAAAACTATGACCTTAACAGGGATTTTATTAAAGTAGACACCAAAAACGCACACACTTTTTCCGAAATTTTTCATTTGGTAAAGCCCGATATTTTCGTAGACAACCACGTAAGCAATGGGGCCGATTACCAATATACCCTCACCCATTTATTTACCCAACACAACAAGCTGGATGGCGAATTGGGACAGTATCTACACCAAGAAATGATGCCTTCCTTAGAAAAATTACTATTAAACGATGGCTGGGATATTACCCCATACGTAAACGTCTTTAACACGGTACCTGAGAACGGATTTTCGCAATTTATGGATTACCCCCGCTACTCCACCGGATATACCGCCCTTTGGAACACCTTAGGCCTTATGGTGGAGACCCATATGCTAAAACCTTACAAACAAAGGGTAGAAGGCACCTATGAGCTGCTGGTAAAGCTTTTGGACCTCTCCGAAAGGGATTTCAAAAAAATAAAAGAACTAAGAGAGCATTCCTTTGAAATGTATTTGGAAAAAACTACCTATCCCCTACAATGGGCAATAGATACAACAAAAACAAGCCTCTTACAATTTAAAGGGTATAGTGCAGACACCCTTATCAGTGAAGTAACTGGATTTCCTAGATTAAAATACGACAGGAATAGACCCTTTGTTAAAGAGGTTTCCTATCAGAATTATTACGCCCCAACCAAAGAGGTGGAAATTCCGAAAGCATACCTAATAAAAAAAGGATGGAAAAAAATCACAGAACTGCTCCAGGACAATCAAATCAGTTTTGAAATTTTAAAGGAAAACAGCTCCTATACCGTGGAATCCTATAAAATAGATAGTTTTGAGACCTTCCAAAACTCCTACGAAGGTCATTATCCCCATTACAACACCAAGGTATTGTCATCCTTAGAAAAAATTGTTTTCACCCCTGGTGATATTTTAGTCCCTACCAATCAAAAAGGGCTACGCTATTTGCTAGAAACTTTAGAGCCAGAGGCTACAGACTCTTTCTTTAACTGGAACTTTTTCGATGTAATATTACAACGAAAGGAAGGCTTTTCTCCTTATGTCTTTGAGGATATCGCTTTGGAAATCCTAAAGAAAGACAAAAACATGAATTCCATATTTGTATTAAAAAAAGAAACCGACAGTGTTTTTGCCAGCAACTGGTACGCACAATTGGATTGGATCTACCAGAGATCAAAACCTCACGAACCCCAATTTATGCAATATCCTGTGTACCGACTTCTTAAGGACTAG
- a CDS encoding two-component system response regulator, with the protein MTKINSIFIVDDDPITVYGIKKILKSVCDNNKIAEFQNGERAIDHVRKMILENQELPDIIFLDINMPIMDGWEFLEEFIKLPIPKAVNINIVTSSIDQNDKDKSDNFKSMTHHPIVFNSKPIRREEIEEITRVLSTQSIAFYLTLIYWKLRNYPSDEISYKGNSKFLGLPY; encoded by the coding sequence ATGACGAAAATTAATTCGATTTTTATCGTAGATGATGATCCCATTACAGTTTACGGAATCAAAAAAATATTGAAATCGGTTTGCGATAACAATAAAATTGCTGAATTCCAAAATGGTGAAAGGGCTATTGACCATGTGCGGAAAATGATCTTGGAAAACCAAGAACTTCCTGATATAATTTTTTTGGATATAAATATGCCTATTATGGATGGATGGGAGTTTTTGGAAGAATTCATCAAACTCCCAATACCTAAAGCCGTCAACATCAATATCGTTACCTCCTCCATCGACCAAAACGACAAGGACAAGTCCGATAATTTCAAGTCCATGACCCATCACCCGATTGTTTTCAACAGCAAACCGATACGCCGGGAGGAAATTGAAGAAATTACTAGAGTGCTTTCTACCCAGTCCATTGCTTTTTATTTAACTTTGATCTATTGGAAATTAAGGAATTACCCTAGTGACGAAATTAGTTACAAGGGTAATTCGAAATTTTTAGGCCTACCCTATTAG